The segment CCGAATGTACGGGTGATACGAGTACCGTGCTCCGGGCGGGTAAACCCGCAGTTTGTTATTCGTGCATTTCAACGTGGAGCTGACGCTGTTTTGGTAGCTGGTTGACACCCTGGTGACTGCCACTATGTTAGTGGCAATTATTTCACCCGGCGGCGCTATCTTTTAATGCAGCGTATGTTGGAATTTATCGGAATTGACCCCCAGCGGTTTCAGGCACGCTGGATTTCCGGTTCTGAAGCGGTAAAGTTTGCTGATACTATCGCCAAACTGACAGAACAAATAAAACCCTTGGGACCAAATAGGAAGTTGAGGGATGAAGTATGATTAACGTTCAGCAGTTACGCGACAGAGCGAAGGAATTGTTGGAGAGCGGGGAAGTAAAGTACGTATTCGGGTGGAGAAAGGGTACTTTCTGGTACCAATCCCCTCCGGTAATCATCAGTAAAGCTGAAGATGCCGATAAGTTGATATGGGACGAGTTTTGTCTTAATAATCTCAGTAAATACCTGCTTGATTACAAAAATTTGGATGGTAAAATAGCCATATTTGTAAAAGGATGTGATTCCCGGGGGGTTAACCGTTTAATTCAGGATCAGCAGGTTAAGCGTGAAAGTGTCGTCTTAATAGGTTTGCCCTGCCCCGGCATGAAGGATCCACAGCTAGCTAGGGAAATGGGAGAGAGCAAACTCAATGAAGTTCCTAAAATAGAAAAGTGTGCCCAGTGCTTGACCCCTAATCCCGTAGAGTATGATGAACTAATGGGCGATGAAGTAGCTGCGGGACTAGCTGTGGAAGAACGTTTTGTGAGAGTGCAAGATTTGGAAAGCAAATCTGCTGATGAAAAATATGAATTTTGGCAGCAACAGTATGATAAGTGCATTCGTTGTTTTGCCTGTCGTAATGTTTGTCCCGCCTGCAACTGCCGTGAATGCTGCTTTGACCAGAGTGAACCCGAATGGTTGGGTAAACGTGTGGTCACGGCAGAAAACCAATTTTTTGCTTTGACCCGGGCGATGCATGTTGCCGGTCGCTGCATTGAATGTGGTGAATGTGAACGGGTGTGTCCCATGGATATTCCTATCATGAGTTTAAATAAAAAGATTATCAAGGATATCAATGGGCTTTTTGGTGAGTATGATGCGGGTGTAAATGTGGAGGATAAGCCTCCTCTTGGTCGCTTTGACGAGAATGACCCTGAAGAGTTCATGTAGGGAGAAAGGAGGAGGTGTGAAAAATGAAGATTATCAAGAGAGATAAGTTAAAAGACCTGTTGAACAGTTTTGCCAAGAATGCGCAAACCCTTGCTCCCGTTAAAGAAAACGATACAATAAAATTTCTTCCCTGGAAAGGGCAAGGAGAGATAGATTTAAGTCAAAACGCACTGCTGCCTCCCAAGGACTTGCTTTTTCCACAAACTGAGGTAATGTATCGCTATACAGACGGTGGTGTGCAGGGAGAAATTACCGATGTGGCTGCAGCTGCGGAAAGACAGGTGATATTTGGTATTCGCCCTTGCGACGTCCGGAGTCTGACCATGATGGATGATGTGTTTATGACTAAAGGATACGAAGATGACTATTATAAAAGTAAGCGGGAAAATACTATTTTGATATCGCTTGGCTGTAATGAGCCCCAACCTACCTGCTTTTGTACTTCTATGGGCATTGACATGATGGAAGCTGACGGCGCGGATATTGTGATGTACGATTTAGGTGAAAAATTGGCTTTAGAACCTAAAACTGACGCCGGCGAACAACTGCTAAACGATGTCGATGTATTGGAAGACGGTGCTGCCGAAAAGCCTGTGGCAAAGGAATGTCAACTGAAAGCAGACGCTGAAGGGTTGGCTGAGAAGCTGGCGCAAATGTTCCACCATTCCTATTGGGAGGATCTTAGTCGTACTTGCATTGGCTGTGGTACCTGCACTTATCTTTGTCCTACATGTCATTGCTTTGATATTAGAAGAAAAAATATAGGTGAAGAAGGCTTCCAATTTCGCTGTTGGGACTCCTGCATGTTTTCCGAATACACACGGATGGCAGGTGGTCATAATCCCAGGCCCTCAAAAAAAGAGCGGGTACGCAACAGATTTTTACACAAACTGCAGTATTTCCCTGAGCGTTACGGCAAAGTGGCCTGCGTGGGCTGTGGCAGATGTGTCGGTAAGTGTCCGGTAAATATTGACATTACCCGTATCATTGGGGAACTGAGGGAGGTGTCTGTCGATGAGTAATAGTGTCGCAAAGCAATTAGAAGAACACCCATTGGTTCCTATGGTGGGAGAAGTTAGCAAAATTGTTGACGAGACTCCCGATGTAAAGACGTTCCATATCTATTATGAACAGGGAAAACCGTTTACGCCAATGCCTGGGCAGGTTGCGATGCTGTCTTTATTATCAGTTGGAGAAGCAATGTTTTCCGTCAGAGGTGTGGATGAAAATCATTTGGAATTCAGTCTTAAGAAAACCGGTATTCTCACTGATGCCCTGCACGAAATCGAAGAAGGTCAAAAGGTGGGCGTTCGCGGTCCTTATGGGAATGGTTTCCCGATAGATTTTTGTAAAGGTAAGGATATGCTCTTCATTGGTATGGGTATCGGCCTTGCTCCGGTGCGTACAATGATTTATCATTGTATAAATAACCGAGAAGACTATGGCAAAATGCAGATTATTTACGGTGCACGTTCACCACAGGATTTAGTGTTTAAGGAAGATTTGTTTGAAAACTGGCATAAGGTTCCCAATTGTGGTGTAGATGTTACGGTGGATAGAGGCGATGATGACTGGGACGGGAACGTTGGTTTTGTTCCCCCATTTGTTGAAGGACTGGCGCCAAACCCGGAAAATACTGTGGCAATCATTTGTGGACCGCCAATAGGTATCAAATTCACACTGCCTGTATTAGAAAAATTAGGTTTTACTAATGACCAGATTATTACGACGTTGGAAATGCGGATGAAATGCGGTATAGGTAAATGCGGCCGTTGTAACATAGGCAGCTGCTATGTCTGCCTGGATGGCCCGGTATTTAGCTTAGAACAGCTCAAGGTAATGCCTGATGAATATTAAAGTATTTTTTTGCACCCCGGCTAAGCCGGGGATTTTTCTTTAACAGTTGTATTAAAGGAGCCACGATTTGTCCTCACATTCGAAAGAATAAAATCTTTTGCGAATGATACAATAATGACGTAACCAAAAAGCGGGGTGTAAAATATGCTGGAAATTGGATTGCTCCTTCTCAGTT is part of the Metallumcola ferriviriculae genome and harbors:
- a CDS encoding hydrogenase iron-sulfur subunit produces the protein MSVEQAAQATQQEWAPKVVAFCCNWCAYAGADLAGLNRLQYPPNVRVIRVPCSGRVNPQFVIRAFQRGADAVLVAGUHPGDCHYVSGNYFTRRRYLLMQRMLEFIGIDPQRFQARWISGSEAVKFADTIAKLTEQIKPLGPNRKLRDEV
- a CDS encoding 4Fe-4S dicluster domain-containing protein, with the protein product MINVQQLRDRAKELLESGEVKYVFGWRKGTFWYQSPPVIISKAEDADKLIWDEFCLNNLSKYLLDYKNLDGKIAIFVKGCDSRGVNRLIQDQQVKRESVVLIGLPCPGMKDPQLAREMGESKLNEVPKIEKCAQCLTPNPVEYDELMGDEVAAGLAVEERFVRVQDLESKSADEKYEFWQQQYDKCIRCFACRNVCPACNCRECCFDQSEPEWLGKRVVTAENQFFALTRAMHVAGRCIECGECERVCPMDIPIMSLNKKIIKDINGLFGEYDAGVNVEDKPPLGRFDENDPEEFM
- a CDS encoding 4Fe-4S dicluster domain-containing protein — encoded protein: MKIIKRDKLKDLLNSFAKNAQTLAPVKENDTIKFLPWKGQGEIDLSQNALLPPKDLLFPQTEVMYRYTDGGVQGEITDVAAAAERQVIFGIRPCDVRSLTMMDDVFMTKGYEDDYYKSKRENTILISLGCNEPQPTCFCTSMGIDMMEADGADIVMYDLGEKLALEPKTDAGEQLLNDVDVLEDGAAEKPVAKECQLKADAEGLAEKLAQMFHHSYWEDLSRTCIGCGTCTYLCPTCHCFDIRRKNIGEEGFQFRCWDSCMFSEYTRMAGGHNPRPSKKERVRNRFLHKLQYFPERYGKVACVGCGRCVGKCPVNIDITRIIGELREVSVDE
- a CDS encoding FAD/NAD(P)-binding protein, with the protein product MSNSVAKQLEEHPLVPMVGEVSKIVDETPDVKTFHIYYEQGKPFTPMPGQVAMLSLLSVGEAMFSVRGVDENHLEFSLKKTGILTDALHEIEEGQKVGVRGPYGNGFPIDFCKGKDMLFIGMGIGLAPVRTMIYHCINNREDYGKMQIIYGARSPQDLVFKEDLFENWHKVPNCGVDVTVDRGDDDWDGNVGFVPPFVEGLAPNPENTVAIICGPPIGIKFTLPVLEKLGFTNDQIITTLEMRMKCGIGKCGRCNIGSCYVCLDGPVFSLEQLKVMPDEY